In Actinomycetota bacterium, the following proteins share a genomic window:
- a CDS encoding tetratricopeptide repeat protein, protein AMDALVRQGRKVEVLEAYEQVGASVALPAPTLLAVASAAEGLKRHDLAQPAYTRLLREHPGRPEAEKAEFRLAHVLLATGRDADARAVWRDFLARYPESTWREYAEPRLAAIGPAEGTAAPAAETPAPAPAAPPAAGPDGLPAVEHEPSAETGWTF, encoded by the coding sequence ACGCGATGGACGCGCTCGTGCGGCAGGGGCGCAAGGTGGAGGTGCTCGAGGCGTACGAGCAGGTGGGTGCCTCGGTGGCGCTGCCCGCGCCGACGCTGCTCGCGGTCGCCAGCGCGGCGGAGGGCCTGAAGCGCCACGACCTCGCCCAGCCGGCGTACACGAGGCTGCTGCGCGAGCATCCCGGACGGCCCGAGGCCGAGAAGGCGGAGTTCCGGCTCGCGCACGTGCTGCTCGCGACCGGCCGGGACGCGGACGCGCGCGCGGTGTGGCGCGACTTCCTCGCCCGCTACCCGGAGAGCACGTGGCGCGAGTACGCGGAGCCGCGGCTCGCCGCGATCGGACCGGCGGAAGGGACGGCGGCGCCCGCGGCCGAGACGCCCGCTCCCGCGCCGGCCGCGCCGCCTGCCGCAGGGCCGGATGGCCTGCCCGCGGTCGAGCACGAGCCGTCAGCCGAGACCGGCTGGACGTTCTGA